A region from the Leptolyngbya iicbica LK genome encodes:
- a CDS encoding putative toxin-antitoxin system toxin component, PIN family: protein MKIIVDTNVLISAILRDRDPELIIQFIVDHPDFEWVASPEVLAEYQAVLARPKFRLSQEIQATWTTLLTATISPIQVNVTVDFPIDPKDAMFLSCAIATDADFIITGDTDLLNADLAIKTSVVNVSTFKMAFYEAQADC from the coding sequence ATGAAAATTATTGTTGATACCAATGTGCTCATCTCTGCCATTCTCAGAGACAGAGATCCAGAACTCATAATTCAGTTCATTGTGGATCATCCCGATTTTGAGTGGGTAGCATCACCGGAAGTTTTGGCTGAATACCAAGCGGTTTTAGCGCGTCCCAAGTTTCGTCTATCTCAAGAAATTCAAGCCACCTGGACGACATTATTAACAGCGACGATCTCACCCATCCAAGTTAACGTCACCGTCGATTTCCCCATCGATCCGAAAGATGCCATGTTTCTGAGTTGTGCGATCGCAACTGATGCAGATTTCATCATCACCGGAGACACCGATCTGCTCAATGCTGACCTGGCAATAAAAACGTCTGTTGTAAATGTGAGCACTTTCAAAATGGCCTTTTATGAGGCTCAGGCAGACTGTTAG
- a CDS encoding type II toxin-antitoxin system VapC family toxin has translation MARYLLDTNVVLRLADLESPQNALVTEAIATLLEQQHVCVLISQILIELWVVATRPVEVNGLGWSVPETTDEIARPLDEFPLLDERAEIFVIWQQLVSTQNIVGKRAHDARIAAAMLTHGITHLLTFSWNYAFADV, from the coding sequence GTGGCTCGATACCTGCTTGACACCAATGTTGTACTGCGACTCGCTGACTTGGAGAGTCCACAGAATGCGCTAGTCACGGAAGCGATCGCAACGTTGCTAGAGCAGCAACATGTTTGCGTGTTGATTAGCCAGATCTTGATTGAGTTGTGGGTGGTGGCGACTCGTCCAGTTGAAGTGAATGGCTTAGGCTGGAGTGTTCCTGAAACGACGGATGAAATAGCACGACCGCTCGATGAGTTTCCGCTACTCGATGAAAGAGCGGAGATTTTTGTGATTTGGCAACAGTTGGTATCAACCCAGAATATCGTGGGGAAACGGGCTCATGATGCGCGGATTGCAGCTGCGATGCTGACTCATGGAATTACGCATTTGCTAACGTTCTCATGGAATTACGCATTTGCTGACGTTTAA
- the nrdJ gene encoding ribonucleoside-triphosphate reductase, adenosylcobalamin-dependent, protein MVQELPRVRLQGSFPETAATAYPVFYRTYSRKDEREDGERETWQEVCDRTLGGLTELGKLTDEERHLIARMMQQVKALPSGRWLWVGGTEWSKRPENFSGAYNCTSTNVIDWRAFGLMMDLAMMGCGTGAVLEPQYIDQLPAIRNQLNVRQEGAIGTTPADQRREATEVVVNGNQVRIHVGDSRQGWVKSYQTILELSSDDRFTDTVEVVVDLGDVRPAGEKLKGFGGVANPVKLPTLYERCANILNKAVGRQLNSVECCLLIDEAAACVVAGNIRRSAGMRQFASDDELATNAKDNLWQQDENGNWRIDPERDALRMANHTRVYHHKPSLEETTAAVRKQFYSGEGAIQWAGEAERRAQGKGRYGLNPCGEIIGQDFHCNLAEIHLNQIDPANEQEQEDAFRAGALAVASLLNHQFVEDRYRKSREEDPIVGVSFTGLFDFFVQAFGVEWLKWWEAGRPDTMQGVEFKQKEAEYLSRWKQIVHDTVWEYCDRHGIKRPNRCTTVQPAGTKSLLTGASPGWHPPKAQRYIRRITFRKNDPVAMACIDYGYSVIPSQSDKDENGNLLDDPFDPRCTEWLVEMPVEVSWANLPGADEIAIEQFSALTQFDFYMQVQKHYTAHNTSATIELRENEIDGLSQRISDAIQTDEGYISAALLARFDDLQTFPRLPFEPIDKATYDAMVQQVKQRRGTDDFHTALSRYDRGDLIEAGPAGCDSDKCLLPEKKPD, encoded by the coding sequence ATGGTTCAAGAACTGCCCCGCGTTCGGCTTCAAGGTTCGTTTCCGGAAACGGCTGCTACGGCGTATCCCGTGTTCTACCGCACCTACAGCCGCAAAGATGAGCGAGAAGATGGCGAACGGGAAACCTGGCAAGAGGTGTGCGATCGCACCCTGGGGGGGCTCACGGAACTCGGGAAGTTGACCGATGAAGAACGTCACCTCATTGCCCGGATGATGCAGCAAGTTAAGGCCCTGCCTTCGGGACGCTGGCTGTGGGTGGGGGGCACCGAGTGGAGCAAACGACCCGAAAACTTTTCTGGCGCGTATAACTGCACCAGCACCAATGTGATTGACTGGCGTGCCTTTGGCCTGATGATGGATCTGGCGATGATGGGTTGCGGCACGGGTGCCGTGCTAGAGCCGCAATATATTGACCAGTTGCCTGCCATTCGCAATCAATTGAATGTGCGGCAGGAAGGGGCGATCGGTACGACCCCCGCCGACCAGCGCCGCGAAGCTACTGAAGTTGTGGTGAACGGCAACCAAGTGCGCATCCACGTGGGTGACAGCCGCCAGGGCTGGGTGAAGTCGTACCAGACGATTTTGGAACTTTCCAGCGACGATCGCTTCACCGACACCGTAGAGGTGGTGGTGGATCTGGGGGATGTGCGCCCCGCGGGCGAAAAGCTCAAGGGCTTTGGTGGGGTGGCGAATCCGGTGAAGCTGCCGACGCTGTATGAGCGCTGCGCCAACATTTTGAACAAAGCGGTGGGGCGGCAGCTCAACTCGGTGGAATGCTGCCTGCTGATTGACGAGGCCGCCGCCTGTGTGGTGGCGGGCAACATTCGCCGCAGTGCCGGGATGCGGCAATTTGCCAGCGATGACGAGCTGGCAACGAATGCGAAGGATAACTTGTGGCAGCAGGACGAAAACGGGAACTGGCGCATCGATCCTGAACGGGATGCCCTGCGCATGGCGAACCACACCCGTGTGTATCACCACAAACCCAGCCTGGAAGAGACGACTGCGGCAGTACGTAAGCAGTTTTACTCCGGTGAAGGGGCGATTCAGTGGGCAGGAGAGGCCGAGCGTCGCGCTCAGGGCAAAGGTCGCTATGGCCTGAACCCCTGCGGCGAAATCATCGGTCAGGATTTCCACTGCAACCTGGCGGAAATTCACCTGAATCAAATTGATCCGGCGAATGAGCAGGAGCAGGAAGATGCCTTCCGGGCGGGCGCTTTGGCGGTGGCGAGCCTGCTGAACCACCAGTTTGTGGAAGACCGCTACCGCAAGTCCCGTGAGGAAGACCCCATTGTGGGGGTGTCCTTTACCGGGCTGTTCGACTTCTTTGTGCAAGCCTTTGGCGTGGAGTGGCTGAAGTGGTGGGAAGCGGGTCGCCCCGACACCATGCAGGGCGTCGAGTTCAAGCAGAAGGAGGCGGAATACCTGAGCCGCTGGAAGCAGATCGTCCATGACACCGTGTGGGAGTATTGCGATCGCCACGGCATCAAGCGCCCCAACCGCTGCACCACCGTGCAACCGGCGGGTACCAAGTCGCTGCTGACGGGCGCAAGCCCCGGCTGGCACCCCCCCAAGGCGCAGCGCTACATTCGCCGCATCACCTTCCGCAAAAATGACCCGGTGGCGATGGCCTGCATCGACTACGGCTATTCCGTCATTCCTTCGCAGTCGGACAAGGATGAGAACGGCAACCTGCTGGACGATCCGTTTGATCCCCGCTGTACCGAGTGGCTGGTGGAAATGCCCGTCGAAGTGTCTTGGGCCAACTTGCCGGGGGCCGATGAGATTGCGATCGAGCAGTTCTCGGCCCTGACCCAGTTCGACTTTTACATGCAGGTGCAAAAGCATTACACCGCTCACAACACCTCCGCCACCATCGAACTGCGGGAAAACGAGATCGATGGCCTGAGCCAACGCATCTCTGATGCCATCCAAACCGATGAAGGCTACATCTCCGCCGCCCTCCTCGCCCGCTTCGACGACCTGCAAACCTTCCCCCGGTTGCCGTTTGAGCCGATCGACAAGGCGACTTACGACGCGATGGTGCAACAGGTGAAACAGCGTCGCGGCACTGACGACTTCCACACGGCGTTGTCTCGCTATGATCGCGGCGACCTCATCGAAGCCGGCCCCGCCGGATGCGATTCCGACAAGTGCCTCCTCCCCGAAAAGAAGCCTGATTAG